Genomic DNA from Maribacter dokdonensis DSW-8:
GCAGGAGCTAAAAGGGCTGAGCAGGGAACGTAGTTCATTGCTCAACGACAGAACGATGGAGACCAATCGGCAAGGAGCGATCGCATCGAGCGTGCATAGCAATGTAAGAGCACTAAAAAGGCACAAGATCAGGTTAAAGCTTCTCAATACACAGATAGAGGCAGTTGAAGAAGAGATGCGGTCATTGATAGCGGACAACGAAGAATTGAAAAGGAAACTTGAATATTTGACAAGCATACCTGGTGTATCGTTCATATCTGCGGCTACGGTAATCGGGGAAACCTTAGGTTTTGAATCGATAGTCAACGCCAAGCAGTTGGCCAGCTACGCCGGTTACGATGTAGTATTGAGGGAGTCCGGCAACTACAAAGGGAAGACCAGGATCAGTAAAAAAGGGAACAGCCATATCAGGGCGGTACTACATATGCCCTCGATGACCTGTGTACGCTGTAACCCTACATTGAAACAGTTCTATAACAGACTAAAGCCAAACAAAGCAAAGCCTTTGGTGGCACTTGTAGCGGTACAGAGAAAATTATTGATATTGATGTACACCTTGTGGAAGAACGAACAGTTCTATGATGCTGAATTTGAAATAAAAAAGCAGCAAAAGCATGAAGCCCTTGCTGCGCGGGATAACAACTTGATAAATCAATCTGTTTCCTAAATTATTAAAGAAAAAACTTGTTTTTTGACACAGTACCTAAGCGTAGTGCGGTAGTAAGGAAACCTTTCGTTTCCGTCTACGCACGAAGCTAAAGCTTATTGTTTTGATTTATTTTTTTCTATTCTAAAGCTAAATCCATAAGATTTAGCGACTTTATAAATATACATAGACCTTTCGATTTAAACTTAAACTCCGCATTGCGTTTAGGTTTTGTTAGCATTAGTTTTTATTCTTTAGTATACTCAATAGATATTTTCGATTCGTTATTTAGTTCATATAACAGTATATCTTTCTGTATTTCTTGCTCAATACTTTTTGGATT
This window encodes:
- a CDS encoding IS110 family RNA-guided transposase, with the translated sequence MEKRLKQSLGIDVSKLNLSLSLGFLNERLVKEFKSRPDVSNDIKGYKVLLKWLGASVDPEVELLVVMEATGVYHQGIAHYLYEHGHSVCVMQSGRVKRYAQSLDQRSKTDALDSRMLSMLGLERNIRPWHPPSEELQELKGLSRERSSLLNDRTMETNRQGAIASSVHSNVRALKRHKIRLKLLNTQIEAVEEEMRSLIADNEELKRKLEYLTSIPGVSFISAATVIGETLGFESIVNAKQLASYAGYDVVLRESGNYKGKTRISKKGNSHIRAVLHMPSMTCVRCNPTLKQFYNRLKPNKAKPLVALVAVQRKLLILMYTLWKNEQFYDAEFEIKKQQKHEALAARDNNLINQSVS